In the Entelurus aequoreus isolate RoL-2023_Sb linkage group LG21, RoL_Eaeq_v1.1, whole genome shotgun sequence genome, gcgaccttccaattagcccacgtacagtagagcttcatggaatgggtttccatggccgagcagctgcatctaagccgtacatcgccaagtccaatgcaaagcgtcggatgcagtgatgTAAAGcaggtcgccactggactctagaaaagtggagacgccttctctggagtgatgaatcacgcttttccatctggcaatctgatggaccagtctggggtttggaggttgccaggagaacgctaaatttcggactgcattgtgccaagtgtgaaatttggtgatgGAAGAATtatagtgtggggttgttttttcaggtCCCTTAGTCCTagtaaaaggaactttgaatgctcaaggataccaaaacattttggacaattccgcaggatggcacttcaagttcatatgtgagtaaaggcaggtggccaaatacttttggcaatatagtgtatgttgcaaAATTTAACGCAAGTGGCTGGCGCAGACTGCATGTAGGGACTTGTAAAAGCCAACGCACCGCTATAGTGCTTATTTTTCATCAAGTACCACTTCAATATTTATATTGTACTTGTACCACCGTTATTTACTGCAAAACTCATCCACGACCGGTTTAAGAAAACACACATTAgtagttttgttttggaaaactATAGCTTTGTTGCAGCGAATATAGAGAGCAAAAATGTATCTGAGCAACTAAAACATGCACTTTCAAAACACTATGAAAAGCTATTAAGAGACAATGtggaacatgtttttgtttttttaataatgtaaGGAAACATAGAAGGTTAATTTACATATAAGAGAAACATGTGTGTACCTCTCTGGCAGAGCTGAATCTATTGTTTAATGGGTCACTATATGAAAAATtaacaaccatccatccatccattttcaaccgcttgtccagttcggggtcgctggagcctatctcagctgcactcgggcggaaggcggggtacaccctggacaagtcgccacctcatcacagggccaacacagatagacagacaacattcacactcacattcacacactagggccaatttagtgttgccaatcaacctatccccaggtgcatgtttttggaggtgggaggaagctgcagtacccggagggaacccacgcagtcacggcgagaacatgcaaactccacacagaaagattccgagcgcaggatcaaacccaagacctttcgtattgtgaggcacacgcactaacccctctgccacaaaataaactgaaaaataaatacatgatttCCAGTCTTGCTGCAAAATAACGAAAATTCAACTGTCAACAAATGTCCATTTAAACTTTTTTAGAAAAAGTCTGACGCTTTCCGCCTCTTGGGAAGCTGCAACAGATTGTCTGTGAGTGACGAAAGGTCCTGTGCGCTCGGCGTCTTGGTTTTGTCCGGCGTGGGCGTCCCAGTGGGAGTGGCCGGACCACCGAAGGGGGACTTGCAGCCGGCGATTGTGTGCGAGGGCGACGGCGTGTAGCTGGCTCGTAGCGCTTTGTCCGTGTACTTGTTGGACGTCCGGTTGACCAGCCTCTGCAGGGCAGGGGTGAGCGCCGGGCTCAAGCCTTTCGGTGTTAGACTGTAATATACAGTACAAGAGGTTGTTGAAATAAATGCCTTTGCTACTTTACTGTAGGATGGGTGCGGAAGGTCCGATGTATTTACCTGGCCAGGTTCTCTGTGACCTTTCGCAACGCCTCCTGCTTTTTGGCGCGATTTTTGGCAGCTGCTTCGTTGGCCATCTTTAAACCCAGTCGCTCTCTTCTCCCTGGTTCTGGGATCTTTAATAAACAACATAACGATACAAGTAAGTATTTACAGCATTGAAGCATTCAGAAAACATTCTAGACGTTTTTAATACCTTAAAGGATGGGCCGTGGTTCCTTTCGGCATACGGGGTGTCGGATCCATCCAGGCGAAAAGGCGTGCTTTCTATTTCACCCCATGTCATCAGAGGCGACTCGGCCACACCTAGGACGGCAAAACAGCTTCGTTAAACAGTTTGTCATTTCAAGTACTGCAAAAAATTTAGTGATTTAAAAACCCACCAGGTGCAGGGGAGGGCGTTCTTTCAAAGCCGTAACCATTCACTGACGGGGAATCGTGTGGGATCAGCTCTTTCCCGTCTGGACCAACTTTGCCCTGCTTGAACTGACCACACAAACTTTTAACACCAGTCTTCCAACTTTCTTAAAATGACACCTTTTGGCACGGCTTACCTGTGCATTGAGTGCTGCCGCTTCCTTAATCTGGCTTTTATTCAGAGCTTTGCTAAACGGATCTCCCATGAAACGTGTGTTCTTGTGAACCACCTCCCGTGGTTTCTTAAAGAGGGCGTCGTCATCTTTGACACCTGATTTTGGAAGAGAAACATTTTTCAATTAATAAAAAGCCATAATTGTTaggcagctgaaataggctccagcacctcccgcgaccccgtaagggacaagcggtagaaaatggatggatggatgttaggtGGAGGTATGCATCCTAGCTCCGCTCAAAATGTCCACTTGGTAGGCAGT is a window encoding:
- the LOC133638818 gene encoding splicing factor ESS-2 homolog, whose product is MEGSASVRRALSGTLVPAAVTTVALRQEPQETDAGKPKRNVLIEEDYIESLEKIIQRDFFPDVTKLQAQKDYLDAEESGDLERMREISIRYGNSLSKNTPRSSAPYVTPASFETPVGNVGSPTMSQTSRGVDGESTMADKREENQLPSLDRFLAKNTSEDNASFEQIMDLAEDKEKMKHSWLYEAEAEFKERHEQNLALPPTEKAALECVKAGLETWEYKAKNALMYYPEGVKDDDALFKKPREVVHKNTRFMGDPFSKALNKSQIKEAAALNAQFKQGKVGPDGKELIPHDSPSVNGYGFERTPSPAPGVAESPLMTWGEIESTPFRLDGSDTPYAERNHGPSFKIPEPGRRERLGLKMANEAAAKNRAKKQEALRKVTENLASLTPKGLSPALTPALQRLVNRTSNKYTDKALRASYTPSPSHTIAGCKSPFGGPATPTGTPTPDKTKTPSAQDLSSLTDNLLQLPKRRKASDFF